The Antarcticibacterium sp. 1MA-6-2 genome has a window encoding:
- a CDS encoding VOC family protein has translation MLTGIHPKLPMRNRNRTIEYYMNLGFKKFGDAEYPEYLMLEKDQVQIHFFKFIDLNPKENYGQVYIRTSNIDHLYQFFLDRKVNIHPNGNLQIKTWGQREFYLLDPDNNLLTFGQSI, from the coding sequence ATGTTAACCGGGATACATCCAAAATTACCAATGCGGAATAGAAATAGGACCATTGAATATTATATGAATCTGGGATTTAAAAAATTTGGAGATGCTGAATATCCTGAGTATCTAATGTTGGAAAAGGACCAAGTCCAAATTCATTTTTTTAAATTTATAGACCTCAATCCAAAAGAAAATTATGGACAGGTCTACATCAGGACCAGCAACATTGACCATCTATACCAGTTCTTTTTAGATAGGAAGGTAAACATACACCCAAACGGAAATCTGCAAATCAAAACCTGGGGACAAAGAGAATTTTACTTACTTGATCCCGATAATAACCTATTGACCTTTGGACAATCCATTTAA
- a CDS encoding SusC/RagA family TonB-linked outer membrane protein, translating to MTLTGLRHLLDFTMQQFRNESLFALAFGFPDGRTGYHNLGAAENPQNPANNELEWSMLSYLGRVNYALKDKYLFTLSGRIDGSSKFAEGNKYGFFPSGAFAWRIINEPFMQDNDFFDDLKFRVSYGVTGNQSIGPYNSLALIAPFGEGVFNYGPDATVFFGQEPTSYPNQDLKWETTRQANFGVDARFWNGRLTLTADFYDKKTSDLLLGTPIPFTTGFQTTLLNVGNVNNRGFGLELAADVFTGEFTWNSSGNISVNRNEIANLSRDEDINLLAGGSILREGYPIGTFEGYVFDGIFQSQEEANSGPRLRGETPQAGDRMYRDLSGPNGEPDGFVDEFDRTILGTAEADFTWGFSNDFSYKNFSLNVFLQGSEGNEMVNMNTLNLQNLNGQQNVLAEAGLNRWTPDNPSNLYPRANANDVFNSAFSSRFVEDASYIRLKNITLGYELPEGIITKVGIERLRIYGSATNLFTITDYSGYDPEGNAYLALLTSWESIAEPIQWRKPIRLGLT from the coding sequence ATGACACTGACAGGCTTACGGCACTTGCTTGATTTTACAATGCAACAATTCAGGAACGAATCTCTTTTTGCTCTGGCTTTTGGTTTTCCTGACGGCAGGACGGGTTATCACAATTTAGGTGCTGCAGAAAATCCTCAAAATCCGGCTAATAATGAATTAGAATGGTCCATGCTTTCGTACCTGGGAAGAGTAAATTACGCCCTGAAGGATAAGTACCTCTTTACTTTATCGGGAAGGATAGACGGATCTTCGAAATTTGCTGAAGGTAATAAATATGGATTTTTCCCTTCGGGAGCTTTCGCCTGGAGAATCATCAATGAACCTTTCATGCAGGACAATGATTTCTTTGATGACCTTAAATTTCGTGTGAGTTATGGTGTGACAGGAAACCAGTCTATAGGTCCATACAATTCTCTGGCGCTTATTGCACCATTTGGAGAAGGGGTTTTTAATTATGGGCCAGATGCAACAGTTTTTTTCGGACAGGAGCCAACGAGTTATCCTAATCAGGACCTAAAATGGGAGACTACCCGCCAGGCTAACTTTGGAGTAGATGCCCGCTTCTGGAATGGACGTTTGACATTAACTGCCGATTTCTATGATAAAAAGACTTCTGATCTTTTGTTGGGTACACCTATCCCGTTTACAACTGGATTTCAAACAACCTTACTTAATGTTGGAAATGTGAATAACCGCGGTTTTGGACTGGAGTTGGCTGCAGATGTCTTCACTGGTGAATTCACCTGGAACTCTTCTGGAAATATTTCTGTAAACAGGAATGAAATTGCCAATCTTTCCAGGGATGAGGACATTAATCTCTTAGCAGGTGGAAGTATCCTAAGAGAGGGTTATCCTATTGGAACTTTTGAAGGTTACGTATTTGACGGGATTTTCCAAAGTCAGGAGGAGGCTAATTCAGGACCCAGACTAAGAGGGGAAACTCCTCAGGCAGGAGATAGAATGTATCGAGACCTTAGTGGTCCCAACGGTGAGCCTGATGGATTTGTAGATGAATTTGACAGAACTATCCTTGGAACGGCCGAGGCTGATTTTACCTGGGGCTTCAGCAATGATTTTTCCTATAAGAATTTCAGTTTGAACGTGTTTCTTCAGGGTTCTGAAGGTAATGAGATGGTAAATATGAATACCCTGAATTTACAAAATTTGAATGGACAACAAAACGTACTTGCTGAAGCAGGATTAAACAGATGGACACCAGATAATCCCAGCAACTTATATCCCCGGGCAAATGCAAATGATGTTTTTAACTCTGCCTTCTCGTCCCGGTTTGTTGAGGATGCCTCTTACATCAGGCTTAAGAACATAACCCTGGGATATGAACTTCCTGAGGGAATAATAACAAAAGTGGGAATAGAAAGACTACGTATATACGGTAGTGCTACCAATCTTTTTACAATCACAGATTACAGCGGATATGATCCTGAAGGGAATGCTTATCTAGCTCTACTAACCTCGTGGGAATCGATAGCGGAACCTATCCAATGGCGAAAACCTATACGATTGGGATTAACATAG
- a CDS encoding glycoside hydrolase domain-containing protein encodes MVIKLDPKYYTGDTFTIRTHNNSRENMYIQSATLNGKGHKKYWFPHELFAKGGELEIYLGPEPNIKWGAK; translated from the coding sequence GTGGTGATAAAATTAGATCCCAAATACTATACTGGAGACACCTTCACGATTAGGACCCATAATAATTCCAGGGAAAATATGTACATCCAGAGTGCCACTCTTAATGGTAAGGGTCATAAAAAATATTGGTTTCCACACGAATTATTTGCAAAGGGTGGAGAACTGGAGATTTATTTAGGTCCTGAACCAAATATAAAATGGGGGGCAAAGTAA
- a CDS encoding SusC/RagA family TonB-linked outer membrane protein, with amino-acid sequence MKVFRYPKAWLLPVFLFCFGFNVTAFSPAPIPVVQQGIPITGTVTSTDGEILLGVNVLIKGTTEGTITDFDGNFTLSVPNEDAVLVFSYLGFETQEVRVGDQREFNIQLEGGENELSEVVLIGYGGQRRSDLTGAISSVSAEELQNVAVTTFEQALQGRAAGVEVTQTTGVPGGETNIRIRGTSSVNASSEPLYVIDGMLVNSNGNEVSMGARGPRVGPLATINPNDIESIEILKDASATAIYGSRGANGVILITTKKGRAGAGTVNFNAYYGVQQVSNKLDLLNASQFAELVNEAQMNVGRNPVYVNPSTLGEGTDWQEELFRLAPVADYQLSFSGGDEKTSYSISGGYFTQDGIVIGSDFERYSFRTNLERDINDLG; translated from the coding sequence ATGAAAGTTTTTCGTTATCCAAAAGCCTGGCTGTTACCGGTTTTCCTGTTCTGCTTTGGTTTTAATGTCACAGCTTTTTCTCCAGCTCCCATTCCGGTAGTTCAGCAGGGGATCCCTATAACAGGAACGGTTACCTCGACCGATGGAGAGATTTTGCTGGGGGTGAATGTGCTTATTAAAGGCACTACGGAAGGTACCATTACAGATTTCGATGGAAACTTTACACTCAGCGTTCCCAATGAGGATGCTGTACTGGTTTTCTCCTATTTAGGATTTGAGACTCAGGAAGTGAGAGTGGGTGATCAGCGAGAATTTAATATTCAGCTGGAAGGGGGCGAAAATGAACTTTCAGAAGTGGTGCTAATAGGTTATGGAGGCCAGCGCAGATCTGATTTGACTGGAGCAATTTCCTCGGTGAGTGCAGAAGAACTGCAGAATGTTGCTGTTACTACTTTTGAACAGGCACTGCAGGGAAGAGCTGCGGGAGTGGAGGTCACTCAAACTACAGGTGTTCCCGGTGGGGAGACCAACATCAGGATTCGTGGTACCAGCTCGGTCAATGCAAGTAGTGAACCTTTATATGTGATCGACGGGATGTTGGTTAACAGCAATGGAAACGAAGTTTCTATGGGGGCAAGAGGACCAAGGGTTGGACCTTTGGCCACCATCAATCCCAATGATATAGAATCTATAGAGATTCTTAAAGATGCTTCTGCTACAGCAATTTATGGTTCCCGCGGAGCCAATGGTGTAATTTTAATTACCACCAAAAAAGGAAGAGCGGGAGCAGGTACCGTTAATTTTAATGCTTATTACGGGGTACAACAGGTGAGCAATAAATTAGATCTTTTAAATGCCTCTCAATTTGCAGAACTTGTAAATGAAGCTCAAATGAATGTGGGAAGAAACCCTGTTTATGTAAATCCTTCAACTTTGGGTGAGGGGACCGACTGGCAGGAAGAATTATTCCGTTTGGCACCTGTAGCCGATTATCAGCTTTCTTTTTCGGGAGGGGATGAGAAAACCAGTTATTCCATTTCAGGAGGATATTTTACACAGGATGGTATTGTGATTGGTTCAGATTTCGAACGTTACTCCTTCCGAACAAATTTGGAAAGAGATATCAATGACTTAGGTTAA